A genomic window from Pseudomonas alcaligenes includes:
- a CDS encoding acyl-CoA dehydrogenase, giving the protein MPWQSLLETRDRLPATNLDDWYAALLERAGDTTPFALAVLGGRLAATPGLAFLAGYQGALRALWPAAPRSLGALCVTENRSTRPADLHTRLSGLHLSGRKDFVTAAEAADWLLVAARVEEQGAPRLALGVVRSGAPGARIEALPALPLMPDIGHARLHLDNALCELLPGDGWDSYVKPFRSLEDLHVLAALSAWLYGVGQDGGWPRELRLRLLGLLAGCAEVARHGASEPATHLLLAGLFAQFQALRAELDAAIGAGPQPWATLWARDRNLLEVAGAARAKRLEKAWAALQL; this is encoded by the coding sequence ATGCCCTGGCAATCCCTGCTGGAAACCCGAGACCGCCTGCCGGCGACGAACCTGGACGACTGGTACGCCGCGCTGCTGGAACGCGCTGGCGATACCACTCCCTTCGCCCTGGCCGTGCTCGGCGGGCGCCTGGCCGCCACGCCCGGCCTGGCCTTCCTGGCCGGCTACCAGGGCGCCCTGCGTGCGCTGTGGCCGGCGGCGCCGCGCAGCCTGGGCGCGCTGTGCGTGACCGAGAACAGGAGCACCCGCCCGGCGGACCTGCACACCCGCCTGAGCGGCCTGCACCTGTCCGGGCGCAAGGACTTCGTCACCGCCGCCGAGGCCGCCGACTGGCTGCTGGTGGCTGCGCGGGTGGAAGAGCAGGGCGCGCCGCGCCTGGCCCTGGGCGTGGTGCGCAGCGGCGCGCCGGGAGCGCGCATCGAAGCGCTGCCGGCGCTGCCGCTGATGCCGGACATCGGCCATGCCCGCCTGCACCTGGACAATGCCTTGTGCGAGCTGCTGCCGGGCGACGGCTGGGACAGCTACGTGAAACCCTTCCGCAGCCTCGAGGACCTGCACGTGCTGGCCGCGCTGAGCGCCTGGCTGTATGGCGTCGGCCAGGACGGCGGCTGGCCGCGGGAGCTGCGCCTGCGCCTGCTCGGCCTGCTGGCCGGTTGCGCCGAAGTGGCCCGCCACGGCGCCAGCGAGCCGGCCACCCACCTGCTGCTGGCCGGCCTGTTCGCCCAGTTCCAGGCCCTGCGCGCGGAGCTGGACGCGGCCATCGGCGCCGGCCCGCAGCCCTGGGCGACGCTGTGGGCGCGCGATCGCAACCTGCTGGAGGTGGCCGGCGCGGCGCGGGCCAAGCGTCTGGAGAAGGCCTGGGCGGCCCTGCAGCTGTAG
- a CDS encoding amidase yields MIRRRPLLSVSLALLAGLILLAWSNRVHLAAFPGIIGAYSAKEYCSCRYVSGNPAEYCAGYVEQYLPLGALHDDAERKRVTAEGLGSRQTAAWLGERHGCQLQSQADPL; encoded by the coding sequence ATGATCCGTCGTCGTCCGCTGCTGTCCGTGTCCCTGGCGCTGCTTGCCGGCCTGATCCTGCTGGCCTGGAGCAACCGCGTCCACCTGGCCGCCTTCCCCGGCATCATCGGCGCCTACTCGGCCAAGGAATACTGTTCCTGCCGCTATGTCAGCGGCAATCCGGCCGAGTACTGCGCCGGCTACGTCGAGCAGTACCTGCCGCTCGGCGCCCTGCACGATGACGCCGAGCGCAAGCGGGTGACCGCCGAGGGCCTGGGCAGCCGGCAGACCGCCGCCTGGCTGGGCGAGCGCCACGGCTGCCAGCTGCAGAGCCAGGCCGATCCGCTGTGA
- a CDS encoding serine hydrolase domain-containing protein yields the protein MPRRTLLAAGLLLSAAPLAAETWPIPEWSSQSAAITPAVQALDDYAFPVRDDISRAGVRSDALLVVKDGVIVHERYAAPTTAQTPHLAWSVSKSLFASVLGVAYGEGRFKLDDAVAKHYPPFATHPEVKIGHLLNWASGLDWQEDYEYAPLKSSVVAMLYTRGRADMAAFTASHGAAAAPGTRFSYSSGDSNVLGASLKAMVGEPAHSHYPWTALFEPLGIGSAVWERDASGTFVASSYAYLTARDLARVGLLMQRDGRWGARQLLPASWVAFNRTPFANYRPDPQQPDDAVPGGQWWLNAQVADARRPWPDVPASAFAALGHWGQGLYVLPEQKLVVVRYADDRDGSYRHNELLKRVLAAYGEQP from the coding sequence ATGCCGCGTCGAACCCTCCTGGCCGCCGGCCTGCTGCTGAGCGCCGCTCCCCTGGCCGCCGAGACCTGGCCCATTCCCGAGTGGAGCAGCCAGTCGGCGGCTATCACGCCCGCCGTGCAGGCGCTGGACGACTATGCCTTTCCCGTGCGCGACGACATCAGTCGCGCCGGCGTGCGCAGCGACGCGCTGCTGGTGGTCAAGGATGGCGTGATCGTCCACGAGCGCTATGCCGCGCCCACCACGGCGCAGACCCCGCACCTGGCCTGGTCGGTGAGCAAGAGCCTGTTCGCCAGCGTGCTCGGCGTGGCCTACGGCGAGGGGCGCTTCAAGCTGGACGATGCGGTGGCCAAGCACTATCCGCCGTTCGCCACGCACCCCGAGGTGAAGATCGGCCACCTGCTCAACTGGGCCTCGGGCCTGGACTGGCAGGAGGACTACGAGTACGCGCCGCTGAAGTCCTCGGTGGTGGCCATGCTCTACACCCGCGGGCGCGCCGACATGGCCGCCTTCACCGCCAGCCACGGCGCGGCCGCCGCCCCCGGTACGCGCTTCTCCTATTCCAGCGGCGACAGCAACGTGCTGGGCGCCAGCCTCAAGGCCATGGTCGGCGAGCCGGCCCATAGCCACTATCCCTGGACCGCGCTGTTCGAGCCGCTGGGCATCGGCTCGGCGGTGTGGGAACGCGACGCCAGCGGCACCTTCGTCGCCTCGTCCTATGCCTACCTCACCGCCCGCGACCTGGCCCGCGTCGGCCTGCTGATGCAGCGCGACGGCCGCTGGGGCGCGCGCCAGCTGCTGCCGGCCAGCTGGGTGGCCTTCAACCGCACCCCCTTCGCCAACTACCGGCCCGACCCGCAGCAGCCCGATGACGCGGTACCCGGCGGCCAGTGGTGGCTCAACGCGCAGGTCGCGGACGCGCGCCGGCCCTGGCCCGACGTGCCGGCCAGCGCCTTCGCCGCCCTCGGCCACTGGGGCCAGGGCCTCTACGTGCTGCCGGAGCAGAAGCTGGTGGTGGTGCGCTACGCCGACGACCGCGACGGCAGCTACCGCCACAACGAACTGCTGAAACGGGTGCTGGCCGCCTATGGAGAACAGCCATGA
- a CDS encoding MBL fold metallo-hydrolase, whose protein sequence is MRREPIVLFDNGTHQCLMFDDLVSGEGVQSNQFLIVDGDQYLLLDPGGDLTYTPLSLELSKRIPVQALTYIFASHQDPDIIASLDKWLLHTRARVICSKLWARFLPHLTANYLALSHGICTYDRIIALPDRGQSIPLGNCQLKAVPAHFLHSVGNFQLYDPVSKILFSGDMGASLVDDASPVIDFVNHIPNMAGFHRRYMASNKACRFWAQMVREMDVAMIVPQHGRPFVGEAMINAFLDWIEHLECGLDLLTQQDYRLPD, encoded by the coding sequence ATGCGCCGCGAGCCCATAGTGCTGTTCGATAACGGCACCCACCAATGCCTGATGTTCGATGACCTGGTCAGCGGCGAAGGTGTCCAGTCCAACCAGTTCCTCATCGTCGACGGCGACCAGTACCTGCTGCTCGATCCGGGTGGCGACCTGACCTACACGCCGCTGTCGCTGGAGCTGTCCAAGCGCATCCCGGTGCAGGCGCTGACCTACATCTTCGCCTCGCACCAGGACCCGGACATCATCGCCTCGCTGGACAAGTGGCTGCTGCACACCCGCGCCCGGGTGATCTGCTCCAAGCTGTGGGCGCGCTTCCTGCCGCACCTCACCGCCAACTACCTGGCCCTGAGCCACGGCATCTGCACCTACGACCGCATCATCGCGTTGCCGGATCGCGGCCAGTCGATCCCCCTGGGCAACTGCCAGCTGAAGGCGGTGCCGGCGCACTTCCTGCACTCGGTGGGCAACTTCCAGCTGTATGACCCGGTGAGCAAGATCCTCTTCTCCGGCGACATGGGTGCCTCGCTGGTGGATGACGCCAGCCCGGTGATCGACTTCGTCAATCACATCCCCAACATGGCCGGTTTCCACCGCCGCTACATGGCCAGCAACAAGGCCTGCCGCTTCTGGGCGCAGATGGTGCGCGAGATGGACGTGGCGATGATCGTGCCGCAGCACGGCCGGCCCTTCGTCGGCGAGGCCATGATCAATGCCTTCCTCGACTGGATCGAGCACCTGGAATGCGGCCTCGACCTGCTGACCCAGCAGGACTATCGCCTGCCGGACTGA